A DNA window from Bacteroides cellulosilyticus contains the following coding sequences:
- a CDS encoding glycoside hydrolase family 2 protein has product MNRKSLLFIAGAALNIFIGSSQERVNLDLSSHPWNITLDRAAAWQNDELYLPPVDIKALPANTPTGGWQLLKHPDKTGINLPATVEEHLWGWNGQTFGVTGNYTGVSWFETEVDIPAEWKDRRIAMKIGSVRFRAEIFVNHQLAGYDLVNSTPFSIDITPFIEPGKKNVITFRITDPNGNFNWKDSQVYTWGVYRTNPSHGFGGITGKVELEATGKLYVKDVFIKNQPEPHTIEVEVRAANETGASVTNKELCLEIKEHPNGQTVYRKNIRLESLKEGENLQTYQIKVPNAHLWSVDSPRLYDLRISLNDDAVTERFGFRWFEIKDIKGDRQFFLNGKRIVLRTAISWGFWPYNGITPSDELAKRQITIAKELGLNMLNFHRNIGQTNILDYADELGLLYFEEPGGNQYPIKNFNDNDKQSNFYFAYRNEKLARMIKRDRNHPSLIIYNLHNERGAYPQTQDYDQMRMAHALDPTRILTYNSSNGENPAEEHNTRFKLHLMPYDTTFYDYGWYDRHHAGGPGCYHDNLYLSKDNYHRFSDHKKEIVYWGEDGAIGTPPRLQLIREDILKSGKMNSWEADDYLQWYDAYDRFLKEKGFDKAFPTVDDLTRSMGNVSFYYQGRIIENIRISNTVDAYAVNGWESMKLENHSGIVDNYRFPKGDPEVMARYNAPLYLAVKMNRKVVSTGDTTLVDTYIVNEKNLKGSYILNLVAKDESGNVVASHKERVTVKGGNNYGQCLQSGWAFIPKSKGYTRIEASLLKGKTELVKGDDLLFAVELNTKGITTRGSVADTTGALVNFLRGVGMEVPVYKGGTPEGDYLLVGAYEPTQWGSGMSDIMEWVYKGHTLIIVDNPERWAEFLADKEVLDYRGSKILGKSWYGGNFFNREHPIFMNLPANSAFNWEYQCFATYNRRRIGLRCFNGETLVGCVSDHKKEVYSALQVIPAGSGKVIITTLDIPACIKGIKEYTAPVDLDGMNESMNTFNTKSENRANVVGQQLLLNLLKEVYR; this is encoded by the coding sequence ATGAACCGAAAATCCCTGTTATTCATTGCGGGAGCAGCCCTGAACATTTTCATCGGCTCCTCTCAGGAAAGAGTAAACCTCGACTTGTCCTCCCACCCGTGGAACATCACCTTAGACCGTGCAGCTGCCTGGCAGAATGATGAGTTATATCTTCCACCGGTAGATATCAAAGCATTGCCTGCAAACACTCCGACAGGGGGCTGGCAATTATTGAAACATCCCGATAAAACAGGTATCAATCTGCCTGCCACAGTAGAAGAGCACCTGTGGGGATGGAACGGACAGACATTCGGAGTGACAGGAAACTATACGGGAGTTTCCTGGTTTGAAACTGAAGTAGACATTCCTGCCGAATGGAAAGACAGGCGGATTGCAATGAAGATCGGCTCCGTGAGGTTCCGCGCTGAAATATTTGTCAACCATCAACTGGCAGGATATGATTTAGTGAACAGTACTCCTTTCTCCATCGACATCACTCCTTTTATAGAACCGGGCAAGAAGAATGTAATCACTTTCCGGATTACAGATCCTAACGGGAACTTCAATTGGAAAGACTCACAGGTTTATACCTGGGGAGTATATCGCACCAATCCCTCACACGGCTTCGGTGGTATTACGGGAAAAGTGGAACTGGAAGCTACCGGAAAGCTTTATGTGAAAGATGTATTTATCAAAAACCAACCGGAACCGCATACCATTGAAGTAGAAGTCAGGGCAGCCAATGAAACCGGAGCTTCTGTCACAAACAAGGAACTATGTCTGGAAATCAAAGAACATCCCAACGGACAGACCGTATACCGCAAGAATATCCGCCTGGAATCGCTGAAAGAAGGTGAGAACCTGCAAACTTATCAAATCAAAGTGCCCAATGCGCACTTATGGAGTGTAGACTCGCCCCGTCTCTATGACCTGAGAATTTCTCTGAACGACGATGCCGTAACTGAGCGTTTCGGTTTCCGTTGGTTCGAAATAAAAGATATAAAAGGAGACCGGCAATTCTTCCTGAACGGCAAACGAATCGTATTACGGACAGCTATCTCGTGGGGATTCTGGCCTTATAATGGTATCACTCCTTCCGATGAACTGGCCAAACGGCAAATTACGATTGCCAAAGAACTGGGATTAAACATGCTGAACTTTCACCGGAATATCGGGCAAACCAACATTCTGGACTATGCTGATGAATTGGGATTACTCTATTTTGAAGAACCCGGAGGTAATCAGTACCCCATCAAAAACTTCAATGACAACGACAAGCAGAGTAATTTCTATTTTGCCTACCGCAACGAGAAACTGGCACGCATGATAAAGCGGGACCGTAACCATCCGTCACTCATCATCTACAATCTGCATAATGAACGTGGCGCTTATCCCCAGACTCAAGATTATGACCAGATGCGCATGGCACATGCTTTGGACCCTACCCGCATCCTGACTTATAATTCAAGCAACGGAGAAAATCCGGCAGAGGAACACAACACGCGTTTCAAACTGCATCTGATGCCTTATGACACTACCTTCTACGACTATGGATGGTATGACCGGCATCACGCAGGCGGTCCCGGATGTTATCATGACAACTTATATCTGAGTAAAGATAACTATCACCGTTTCTCCGATCATAAGAAAGAAATTGTATACTGGGGTGAAGACGGGGCAATCGGTACTCCTCCACGCCTGCAACTCATCCGCGAAGATATCCTGAAAAGCGGCAAGATGAATAGTTGGGAAGCGGACGATTATCTGCAATGGTATGACGCCTACGACCGTTTTCTGAAAGAGAAAGGGTTCGACAAAGCTTTCCCCACAGTGGATGACCTGACGCGTTCCATGGGAAATGTTTCTTTCTATTATCAGGGAAGGATCATAGAGAATATACGGATCAGTAATACAGTAGATGCGTATGCCGTAAATGGTTGGGAAAGTATGAAACTTGAGAATCATTCGGGCATCGTCGACAATTATCGTTTCCCGAAAGGAGATCCGGAAGTCATGGCCCGCTACAATGCTCCTCTTTATCTGGCTGTCAAAATGAACCGCAAGGTAGTGAGTACAGGAGATACAACGTTGGTAGACACTTACATTGTGAACGAAAAGAATCTGAAAGGTTCTTATATACTGAATCTGGTAGCCAAAGATGAAAGTGGAAACGTAGTGGCCAGTCATAAGGAACGGGTGACAGTGAAAGGTGGAAATAACTACGGTCAATGCCTGCAAAGCGGTTGGGCATTTATACCGAAGAGTAAAGGTTATACCCGTATAGAAGCTTCCTTACTGAAAGGTAAAACAGAATTGGTAAAGGGAGATGATCTGTTGTTTGCGGTTGAACTGAATACGAAAGGCATCACAACACGGGGCAGTGTAGCCGATACGACGGGAGCTCTGGTAAACTTCTTACGTGGTGTCGGCATGGAGGTTCCGGTTTACAAAGGTGGCACCCCTGAAGGAGATTATCTGCTGGTCGGCGCTTATGAACCTACGCAATGGGGCAGTGGCATGAGCGACATCATGGAATGGGTATATAAAGGACATACTCTGATTATTGTAGACAATCCGGAACGTTGGGCAGAATTCCTGGCAGATAAAGAGGTACTGGACTATCGTGGTTCGAAGATTCTGGGTAAATCATGGTATGGAGGTAATTTCTTCAACCGGGAGCATCCTATCTTTATGAACCTGCCGGCAAATAGTGCTTTCAACTGGGAATATCAATGCTTTGCCACGTACAACCGGCGTCGTATCGGTTTGCGGTGTTTCAATGGTGAGACACTTGTAGGCTGTGTTTCCGACCATAAGAAAGAGGTATATTCAGCCTTACAGGTGATACCGGCAGGAAGTGGAAAAGTAATTATCACTACGCTGGATATCCCTGCCTGTATCAAAGGAATCAAGGAGTATACCGCACCTGTCGATTTGGATGGTATGAATGAATCTATGAATACATTCAATACGAAAAGTGAAAACCGGGCTAATGTGGTAGGACAACAGTTGCTACTGAATCTATTGAAGGAAGTTTATAGATAA
- a CDS encoding pectinesterase family protein produces MLAVLPFLSACNQPVSPNAELFPAAGAKNVNPDTHLVLAFADTPIVGDSGMIRIYDAMSHQIVDSLDLSIPPGPTESRTYGPECDYTKIPYDYTRTHMPTNRDTRPGTPSGTAEPTPPDYQLNIIGGFTDAFHFHPIIVRDSTATIYLHNNMLDYNHSYYVTIDEGVLTLPDHSFHGISKEHNWSFKTKDSAPASTDTLIVDATGQGDFNTVQGALDFIPDFSQKQTVILIQAGDYEELVYARNKTNVKIKGAGMERTRVHYANNEVFNPHPLTVKTNEWPGTFPSRRAAFMLDNCSDIQLEDLTIATDLHGQAEGLLLNGERIALYSVHIIGSGDALQANGTIYMESCELDGGGDTILGRGSLFAYRSNFRNNGGAFSWVRNTAGNHGNIFVECTFAAPDGKKADYGRTKSNHGTAYPDAEFVVINCKVKNIIPQGWSAIGEKSSQMYEFNTCDMETGKPVDVSQRHAYSRQLDAQKDAALIADYMNPTFVLKGWKPFSYLK; encoded by the coding sequence ATGCTGGCTGTACTGCCTTTTCTGTCGGCCTGCAACCAACCTGTATCACCAAACGCCGAACTGTTTCCGGCTGCCGGTGCAAAAAATGTAAATCCGGATACCCATCTGGTACTGGCTTTCGCGGACACCCCCATAGTAGGTGACTCCGGAATGATACGCATTTATGATGCGATGTCACACCAGATAGTAGACAGCCTGGATCTGAGTATTCCTCCCGGACCTACCGAAAGCCGTACGTATGGACCGGAATGTGATTACACCAAGATACCTTACGACTATACACGCACCCACATGCCTACCAACAGAGATACCCGCCCCGGTACCCCTTCAGGTACGGCAGAGCCTACCCCACCCGATTACCAGCTGAACATCATCGGTGGATTTACAGATGCGTTTCATTTCCATCCCATCATCGTGCGCGATTCGACGGCAACCATCTATCTGCACAACAATATGCTCGACTATAACCATAGTTATTATGTCACCATAGACGAAGGTGTTCTGACTTTACCCGACCACAGTTTCCACGGTATCAGTAAAGAGCATAACTGGAGTTTCAAAACTAAAGACTCCGCTCCCGCTTCTACAGACACACTGATTGTAGATGCAACCGGACAAGGTGATTTCAACACCGTACAAGGAGCACTCGACTTTATTCCCGATTTCAGTCAGAAACAAACCGTAATTCTGATACAAGCCGGTGACTACGAAGAACTGGTATATGCCCGGAACAAAACAAATGTAAAGATTAAAGGTGCAGGAATGGAGCGGACCCGGGTACACTATGCCAATAACGAAGTTTTCAATCCTCATCCCCTGACAGTGAAAACCAACGAATGGCCGGGCACATTCCCGTCCAGAAGAGCCGCTTTCATGCTGGATAATTGCAGCGACATCCAGCTGGAAGACCTGACCATAGCTACCGATCTGCATGGACAAGCTGAAGGTCTGCTACTGAACGGTGAACGTATTGCCCTCTACAGTGTACACATCATCGGTTCCGGAGATGCACTACAGGCAAACGGAACAATCTATATGGAGTCGTGTGAGCTGGACGGAGGTGGTGACACCATCCTGGGACGTGGCAGTCTGTTTGCCTACCGCAGTAACTTCCGCAACAACGGAGGAGCATTCTCCTGGGTAAGAAACACAGCGGGAAATCATGGTAATATCTTTGTAGAATGTACTTTTGCCGCCCCCGACGGAAAGAAGGCCGACTACGGACGCACCAAGAGTAATCACGGAACCGCTTACCCGGACGCAGAGTTTGTGGTAATCAACTGTAAGGTGAAAAATATTATCCCACAAGGGTGGAGTGCTATTGGTGAGAAAAGTTCCCAGATGTATGAGTTCAACACTTGCGATATGGAAACAGGCAAACCGGTGGATGTATCACAACGCCATGCCTATTCACGCCAACTGGATGCGCAAAAAGACGCAGCCCTCATTGCGGATTATATGAATCCGACGTTCGTATTGAAAGGATGGAAACCTTTCAGTTATTTGAAATAG
- a CDS encoding hybrid sensor histidine kinase/response regulator transcription factor: MLKQVITILLYLFAPMLFGQSLINMKHYSVQDGLSQKSVHNFIQDDNGYIWMSTWNGLERFDGYSFYNYKTYPESPIRISNHRFTKIKKSSLNNIWCLTYDKRCYLFNTRTYEYQDPFLFNKSLTNSVNKLYALGNGITWAVGMQNELYRIDENKFPATESVELYSGRNERDTIYGITQDKEGDEWILTNKGALIVGQKSISNLMPFEFMVEVPGGIYLATSKGFFTRYDTQSQDVLPCVPEQPISEITGLKSLADNKIVILQNRSIILYDPANEKFTVHEMPIEIDSDVFEDKKGNLWLLGANDGVILLDKKNETATLLNYPRYSEVPFYKPCTFVHEDEYGCIWLKPAGGELCFYNPVNRCLEQASTYEMGMRKPVSFQAFSYVIDRHQNLWYTKGDGFGYLSFHRKKFEYRFDSHKEARALMEDHQKRLWVGWKRNHKKQSSNVCLYDPSGQWIGNLSREGKIVPDPTVTFNIDVYCIYEDKEHNIWLGTKDNGLYLLRPERDNSYRITHHLSDKNNPYSISSNSIYSILQDSAGRIWIGTFGGGLNLIEHLPESAGLRFIHSGNILNNYPIHVCEKVRCLYEADNGVILIGTTGGLLSCSSDFARPEAIRFYHNVCEERYSSLSNNDVLNITQTHNGKLLVITLSGGINLLDDSSRLSEKLAFKHYNATNGQVPDLSLSAIEDSEGNLWIASENKLSKLDADMNLLEEYNDQIQMAETKPVLCSSGKLIFGSEFGALCVTPKDLYKSDFVPPIVFSHLDIYLNNTSRRQEVFNSTEIQSLKADERNFTITFAALDYVNSPAIKYAYRIQGLNDQWIELGNSHSASLVNIPAGDYLFQVKSTNGDGVWVDNVTSLPIHIEPTFFETIWAILLYIAIGIAVLLIVIYIVIRITNLQRRVDFEQQLSNLKLRFFTDISHELRTPLTLIASPIDEVISNEKLSDAGLENMQVAKRNTDRMLRLINQILDFRKIQNDKMKVMVEQLDVIPLIMKIYENFTSMAHKRHIEFQLHCNLNSFVMYTDVDKLEKILFNLLSNAFKYTSNEKRIILSVTGEQDHLYLQVKDEGRGINAQKINQLFTRFETLDEADPNLSTGIGLSLVKELLNLLHGTIKVDSKLGEGSTFSVRLPGNYETFSADSNVEFILNDSENSELQRENDGNLMEDEDKETRILIIEDNEELRHFICNVLSKDYVVFEAENGKQGLDKALAEMPDIVISDIMMPEMDGIEFLKRVKANSNICHIPVILLSAKSSLSDQIQGLEYGADEYITKPFSSTYLKAKVDSLLKQRQMLYDYYTSKIKREKITNITDQIESATPQVTHFDDDFIRNILQSIEENIHNPDFKIDDLAEAMGMSRTVFYRKMKSLMGVSPVDFMKSMRIKRAVQLLEQDQYTVSEVGYMSGFATPQYFSKVFKETMNCTPKEYKLKKHPDELKL, encoded by the coding sequence ATGTTAAAGCAGGTCATCACCATACTACTCTATTTATTCGCCCCTATGTTGTTCGGACAAAGTCTGATCAATATGAAGCACTATTCAGTGCAAGACGGATTGTCTCAAAAAAGCGTCCATAATTTTATCCAGGATGATAATGGCTATATATGGATGTCTACCTGGAACGGATTGGAACGTTTCGACGGATACTCATTCTATAATTATAAAACTTACCCGGAAAGTCCTATCCGCATAAGCAATCATCGCTTTACCAAAATTAAAAAGAGTTCGTTGAATAACATCTGGTGCCTGACTTATGATAAACGCTGTTACTTATTCAATACCCGGACATACGAATACCAGGACCCTTTCCTTTTCAACAAAAGTCTCACCAATTCAGTTAACAAATTGTATGCATTGGGAAATGGGATTACCTGGGCCGTCGGTATGCAGAATGAACTGTATCGCATAGATGAAAATAAGTTTCCGGCGACAGAGTCCGTCGAGTTATATTCCGGAAGAAATGAAAGAGACACGATCTATGGCATTACCCAAGATAAGGAGGGGGATGAATGGATTCTGACTAACAAAGGCGCTCTTATTGTAGGTCAGAAAAGCATATCTAATCTAATGCCTTTCGAATTTATGGTGGAAGTTCCCGGTGGAATTTATCTGGCCACTTCCAAAGGCTTCTTCACCCGGTATGATACTCAAAGCCAGGATGTATTGCCATGTGTTCCCGAACAACCGATATCAGAGATCACAGGATTAAAAAGTTTAGCGGATAATAAAATTGTAATTCTGCAGAATAGGAGCATTATACTTTACGATCCGGCAAATGAAAAATTCACAGTCCATGAAATGCCCATAGAAATAGATTCAGACGTATTTGAGGACAAAAAGGGGAATCTATGGCTACTGGGTGCCAACGATGGAGTAATCCTATTAGATAAGAAGAATGAAACCGCCACTTTATTGAATTATCCCAGATACTCGGAAGTCCCTTTCTATAAACCTTGTACTTTTGTGCATGAAGACGAATATGGTTGTATCTGGCTCAAACCCGCAGGAGGTGAGTTATGCTTTTACAATCCGGTAAACCGTTGCTTAGAGCAGGCATCTACTTATGAAATGGGAATGCGGAAGCCTGTTTCATTCCAGGCCTTCAGTTATGTTATCGACCGTCATCAGAATCTGTGGTATACCAAAGGAGATGGGTTTGGATACCTATCATTCCACCGGAAGAAATTCGAATATAGATTCGACAGCCATAAAGAAGCACGTGCTTTGATGGAAGATCATCAGAAGCGCTTGTGGGTGGGGTGGAAACGCAATCACAAAAAGCAATCGAGCAACGTATGTCTCTACGATCCGTCGGGACAATGGATTGGAAATCTTTCAAGGGAAGGCAAAATAGTACCTGATCCTACCGTTACCTTCAATATAGATGTATATTGCATCTACGAAGATAAAGAACATAACATCTGGTTGGGAACCAAAGACAACGGGCTTTATCTATTGCGTCCCGAAAGAGACAACAGTTACCGGATTACCCATCACCTATCGGATAAAAACAATCCGTATAGTATATCTTCCAATTCCATCTACTCCATTTTGCAAGACTCAGCAGGACGTATATGGATAGGAACTTTTGGAGGAGGCCTCAACCTGATAGAGCATTTACCGGAAAGTGCCGGTCTGCGTTTCATTCACTCCGGAAATATTCTCAATAACTACCCGATTCATGTATGTGAGAAAGTACGTTGCCTGTACGAGGCAGATAATGGAGTTATCCTGATTGGGACCACAGGAGGGCTGCTCTCTTGCTCCTCTGATTTTGCAAGACCGGAAGCCATTCGCTTTTACCATAACGTTTGTGAGGAACGCTATTCCAGTTTGAGCAACAATGACGTACTGAATATTACCCAAACCCATAATGGCAAATTATTGGTCATAACACTGAGCGGAGGAATTAATCTGTTGGATGACAGTAGCAGACTATCCGAAAAGCTGGCTTTCAAACATTATAACGCGACGAATGGGCAAGTACCCGATTTATCCCTTTCAGCAATCGAAGACTCCGAAGGCAATCTATGGATTGCTTCAGAGAATAAATTATCAAAATTGGATGCCGATATGAATCTGCTGGAAGAGTACAACGATCAGATACAAATGGCTGAGACAAAGCCCGTTTTATGTTCTTCCGGGAAGTTAATATTCGGTTCGGAATTCGGTGCATTATGTGTTACTCCCAAAGACTTGTATAAGAGCGATTTTGTACCTCCCATCGTATTCTCGCATTTGGATATTTATCTAAATAATACATCCCGCCGGCAAGAAGTATTCAATAGTACAGAAATACAATCCTTAAAGGCAGACGAACGGAACTTCACCATTACATTCGCCGCTCTGGATTACGTAAACTCTCCGGCCATAAAATATGCATACCGCATTCAGGGATTGAATGACCAGTGGATTGAATTGGGAAACAGTCATTCAGCCAGTCTGGTAAATATACCGGCAGGCGATTATCTGTTTCAGGTAAAATCGACTAACGGGGATGGAGTATGGGTAGATAACGTAACTTCTTTACCCATACATATCGAACCCACCTTTTTCGAAACAATCTGGGCGATATTGCTCTATATTGCCATAGGTATTGCTGTACTGCTCATCGTAATATATATCGTAATCCGCATCACTAATTTGCAGCGCAGAGTAGATTTCGAACAACAGCTTTCCAATCTGAAGCTACGCTTTTTCACTGATATTTCTCACGAGCTTCGCACTCCACTTACACTGATAGCCAGTCCGATAGATGAAGTCATCAGTAATGAGAAACTATCTGACGCAGGCCTGGAGAACATGCAGGTTGCCAAAAGAAATACAGACAGAATGCTACGGCTAATCAATCAGATACTGGATTTTCGTAAGATACAGAATGATAAGATGAAAGTGATGGTAGAACAGTTGGATGTGATTCCTTTGATAATGAAAATCTATGAGAATTTCACTTCCATGGCCCACAAACGACATATAGAATTCCAGTTACACTGCAATCTCAATTCTTTCGTGATGTACACAGATGTGGATAAACTGGAGAAGATTCTCTTTAATCTGTTATCCAATGCATTCAAATATACATCCAATGAGAAAAGGATAATCTTATCCGTAACCGGCGAACAAGATCACCTGTACTTACAGGTAAAAGATGAAGGACGTGGTATTAATGCCCAAAAGATCAATCAACTGTTCACTCGTTTTGAAACTTTAGACGAGGCTGATCCGAACCTCTCGACAGGCATTGGACTGTCTCTGGTGAAAGAATTGCTGAACCTGCTGCATGGCACCATAAAAGTAGACAGTAAATTAGGCGAAGGCAGTACCTTTTCCGTCAGGTTGCCAGGAAACTATGAGACCTTCAGTGCAGACAGCAATGTAGAATTTATCCTGAATGACAGTGAGAATTCTGAATTGCAGAGAGAGAATGACGGAAACCTCATGGAAGATGAAGATAAAGAAACCCGGATTCTGATTATTGAAGATAATGAAGAACTACGTCATTTTATATGCAATGTGCTAAGCAAAGATTATGTGGTTTTTGAAGCGGAAAATGGAAAGCAAGGATTAGATAAAGCCCTGGCTGAAATGCCGGATATCGTGATCAGTGATATTATGATGCCCGAAATGGATGGAATAGAGTTCTTGAAAAGAGTAAAAGCAAACAGCAACATCTGTCATATCCCCGTTATTCTATTATCAGCCAAGTCTTCATTAAGCGATCAGATTCAGGGATTGGAGTATGGTGCGGACGAATATATTACCAAACCTTTCAGTTCCACCTATCTGAAAGCGAAAGTAGACTCCCTGCTCAAGCAGCGGCAAATGCTATATGATTATTACACCTCTAAAATAAAGAGAGAAAAAATAACGAATATAACAGACCAGATAGAATCTGCCACTCCTCAGGTAACTCATTTTGATGATGACTTTATCCGGAATATACTTCAGAGTATAGAAGAAAACATTCATAATCCGGACTTCAAGATAGACGACCTGGCTGAAGCTATGGGAATGAGCCGTACAGTATTCTATCGGAAAATGAAATCCCTGATGGGAGTTTCACCTGTAGACTTCATGAAAAGTATGCGCATAAAACGGGCCGTTCAGTTATTGGAACAAGATCAATATACAGTTTCCGAAGTGGGATATATGAGTGGATTTGCAACTCCCCAGTATTTCAGCAAAGTGTTTAAAGAGACCATGAATTGTACTCCCAAAGAATATAAACTGAAAAAACATCCTGATGAACTGAAATTGTAA
- the pelA gene encoding pectate lyase, with protein MAQQMPRRNVLRETNNEFFKTEEARRIGNQVLAFQRCTGGWPKNIDMTQKMSNEELAQILKEKSRRDDSTIDNNATTMQMIYLARLYRQTKDVRYRDAFRLAVEYLLSGQYENGGWSQFWPEMRGYQVHITFNDDAIVNTLEILHDIMTAEFPYDGDLTDKAMRQRLSKAFDKGIECILATQIVTDGQLTVWCQQHDRETLKPASARAYELPSYCSSESAAIVRLLMTLPKPDARVKRAVHGAMKWFDTYKLTGLRCERSAGEHGVRDTRLVEDSQAGPIWARYYDLKYCEPYVCDRDGLPRRRLEEIGVERRNGYSWYNSRPAELFNLYDTWAAKYDPKHKVNVSLNSKGANEKGIIEMYRRPVMDRTAFDVVVNPGQSIQDAIEKAPETPVSPFKILILKGNYNQKVIIDRPNIVLVGENRDSTVIVLAETAKTRTITQYHGKPVGNGVIVLQEGADDCVISGLTVYNNYGTTVENTTTHQMSIFGRATRTIVINCNVWADGNDALSLWAPKGNGMYYHADLYLRCPGVDFLCPRGWCYATRCRFYGDGRALIWHDGRGDKSKKLVITNSSFDAESPTILGRWHHDSQFFIINCQMSEQILDCNIGYAYSDKVLDPCPWGQRVYYYGCHRQGGHSGWLDNNLQQAESAPAFYGITARWTFDGKWDPEQRIRDLWSVLAY; from the coding sequence ATGGCACAGCAAATGCCGAGACGCAATGTTTTACGCGAAACAAACAATGAATTTTTCAAGACTGAAGAAGCACGTCGCATAGGCAATCAGGTGCTGGCGTTTCAGCGTTGTACCGGTGGTTGGCCGAAGAATATCGATATGACTCAGAAGATGAGCAATGAGGAATTAGCGCAAATCTTAAAGGAGAAGTCACGCCGTGACGATTCGACAATTGATAATAATGCGACCACTATGCAGATGATTTATCTGGCTCGTTTATACAGGCAAACAAAGGATGTGCGCTACCGTGACGCCTTCCGTCTGGCGGTGGAGTATCTTCTGAGCGGTCAGTATGAAAATGGCGGATGGTCACAATTCTGGCCGGAAATGCGCGGATACCAGGTACATATTACTTTTAATGATGATGCGATAGTGAATACACTGGAAATACTGCATGACATTATGACTGCTGAATTTCCTTATGATGGTGACCTCACCGACAAGGCAATGCGTCAACGGCTGTCGAAAGCTTTTGATAAGGGAATTGAATGTATTCTGGCAACACAGATCGTAACTGATGGACAGCTTACGGTATGGTGTCAGCAGCACGACCGGGAAACCTTGAAACCGGCATCGGCACGTGCCTACGAGTTGCCCTCGTATTGCTCGTCAGAGAGTGCTGCCATCGTGCGCTTGCTTATGACGTTGCCTAAACCCGATGCACGTGTTAAGCGGGCTGTCCACGGAGCTATGAAATGGTTTGATACGTATAAACTCACCGGTTTGCGATGTGAACGGTCGGCAGGAGAGCATGGTGTACGGGATACCCGTCTTGTGGAAGATTCGCAAGCCGGACCGATATGGGCACGTTATTATGATTTGAAGTATTGCGAACCTTATGTTTGCGACCGTGATGGTTTGCCACGACGTCGATTGGAGGAAATCGGAGTGGAACGCCGCAATGGTTACAGCTGGTATAACAGTCGTCCGGCCGAGCTTTTCAATCTGTATGATACCTGGGCTGCCAAATATGATCCGAAGCACAAAGTAAATGTTAGTCTGAATTCCAAAGGAGCTAATGAAAAGGGAATTATCGAAATGTATCGTCGTCCGGTGATGGATCGTACAGCTTTCGATGTGGTGGTGAATCCGGGACAAAGTATTCAGGATGCCATTGAGAAAGCACCTGAGACACCGGTAAGTCCTTTCAAGATTCTTATATTAAAAGGTAACTATAATCAAAAGGTCATCATAGACCGTCCGAACATTGTATTGGTAGGTGAGAACCGTGACAGTACAGTGATTGTTTTAGCCGAGACAGCTAAGACAAGGACCATCACTCAATATCATGGAAAACCTGTAGGCAATGGTGTGATTGTGCTGCAAGAGGGGGCCGATGACTGTGTAATTAGCGGTCTGACGGTATATAACAATTATGGAACTACTGTTGAGAACACTACCACCCACCAGATGTCTATCTTTGGACGTGCTACACGTACCATTGTTATTAATTGCAATGTATGGGCTGATGGTAATGATGCACTTTCACTTTGGGCGCCGAAAGGCAATGGAATGTATTATCATGCCGATCTTTATCTGCGTTGTCCCGGAGTGGATTTTCTTTGTCCGCGCGGATGGTGTTATGCCACTCGCTGCCGGTTTTACGGCGATGGCCGTGCACTGATCTGGCATGACGGTCGGGGTGATAAGAGTAAGAAACTGGTAATCACTAATTCGTCCTTTGATGCTGAATCGCCCACTATTCTCGGACGTTGGCATCATGATTCGCAGTTCTTTATTATCAATTGTCAGATGTCGGAACAGATTCTGGACTGCAATATTGGTTATGCTTATTCGGACAAAGTGCTCGATCCTTGTCCGTGGGGACAGCGTGTTTATTACTATGGTTGTCATCGTCAGGGAGGTCATAGCGGTTGGTTGGACAATAATCTGCAACAGGCGGAGAGTGCACCGGCATTTTACGGCATCACTGCCCGATGGACGTTCGACGGTAAGTGGGATCCCGAGCAGCGAATACGCGATTTGTGGTCTGTGCTGGCCTATTGA